The Polyangiaceae bacterium genomic interval GCGCCATCTTGGGCAACACACCTTCCCCATCGTCACGAATCTTGAGCACCACGCCGGAGCCCATCCGTGAGCGCTCCAGGGTGATGTTCTCCGCCCCCGCGTCGAGCGAGTTCTGCACCAGCTCCGCCACCGCCTTGCGCGGATCCGGCTGGCTGCGGGCCAACCAGCGGATGAGCTCGAACGGATCGGCCGGCTCGAGCTCGATCTGCGCGCTCTTTTCCAGAGCTTTCGTCGGTTTGGCCATGACAGGGGGGGCAAACGATCTAGCCCAACGCATGCCAGCGCGTCGAGAGCGCAAAGGGTGCAGAGGCGCTGGTGTCCGCTCGCAGCACGTGCGGGATCTCGGCGAAGTTACCACTGTTTTCCGTGCGGAATGCGCCTTGCCTCTCGCTCTCTCATGACCTCCGTCGACGCCCGCGTCGTCCCCTTCGACAGTGTCCGTAGGAGCCCAGCATGGAGCGATTGGCGTGCGCTCACGCGCGACGCTCCGCCATTCCTCACTCCGGAGTTCTTCGCTCTGAACGGACCCTTGTCTCACCAGGGCGAGGCGCTCTTGGCCCAAGCGTGGGAACAGAACGGTCTGGTGGGCGCGCTGCCGCTGTCGTTGTCCCATCGCACGCTCGAAGGGCTGCGCAGTGATCAGACCCCCGGCTTCGACTACTGGGGCAGCGCCGAAGGGCTCTCGGCGATCTGGCGTGCGATCCTCCGCGATGGACGCTGGGACGTGATGGTGCTCAAGAACGTCCCGAAAGAGTCTGCGCTGGCCACCACATTGGTGACGCTCGCGGAAGCCGAGGGCTGCCGCGTGGCCCTGCGCTCGGGGGCGCGCCATCCCTACTTCGAGCTCTCCGACTTCGAGGCGCGGCTCAGCCCCAAGTTTCGTCAGAACCTCAAGCGCTGCGGCCGCAAGGCAGGCGGCGTGGAGCTCGAGCGTCTGACCTCGCCCACGCGTTCCGAGCTGGAAGAGGCCCTGACCCTGGAAGCCATGGCCTGGAAGGGCGCCGCCGGCACCAGTATCGCCACGGATCCGGAGGTCGCGCACCTGTACGGGGCCGTGACCCGGCTTTTCGGACGCCGGGGACGTGCCGCTCTGTCGTTCTTGCGCGCCAACGGTCGGCGCATCGCCCTCTTGTTCTCGGTGGAGGACGACCACACGCTGTACGCCCTCAAGATCGGCTACGACCCGAGCCAAGCGGCGGTGAGCCCGGGCCACCTGATGGTGTGGAAGGTGGCTGAAGACGCCGAGGAGCGTGGCCTCCGTCAGCTCGACTTCGTGGGCCGTGCCGACGACTGGAAGAAGAAGTGGACCGATGTCGCGCACGAGCAAGTGAGCGTGCTCGTGTATCGGCGCTCGCCCCGTGGCCTGCTCGCCTGGACCCTCCACGAGCAGCTCAAGCCGCGGCTGCCGGCGGAGCTCGATCTTCGCTCGCCGCTGCGCCACGGCTGTCAGCGCGACGACATCATCGGCGAGCACACAGCGTCCGAACGCGTGCGCGGTCGCGTCGATCGGGGTCTCGGAATCAAGAGCGGCATCCGGCGGGCGTTCGCTCCCGCGCCGCCGCCACGGGATCCGCTGGGTGCGCCATCGCGCTTCGCTCCGGGCAGTTGGGTGCGAGTGCTCGACGAAGCGCGGGTGCGGAGCACGTTGGACGCTTCCGATCGCTTGCGCGGCCTGGCCTTTGGTCCCAGCCAGTGGCCCACCTGCGGCCAGGTGTATCGCGTGGCCCAGCAGGTGCGCCGCCTGCGGGACGATCAAGGCAGGATGCGCCCCGTCTCGCGAACGGTGCTCCTGGAAGGCGTCACCTGCGCCGGCGCCGGCCCCGAGCCCACAGGCTGCGGCCGTCATTGCCCCATGATGTACCGCGACGATTGGCTGGAGCCGGCCGAGGCACCCCGCCGCGAGCCGCCGAGCGCGTCCACGCTGCCCCACGCGCGGGTGCGGAGCCTGGAGGAAATCCAGCGCGGGCTCGATCTGGAAGGGCGACGCGACGGCGTGACTTTCATGCCGGAAATGGCGCGCTTCGCCGGCAAGCGCCTGCGCATCCTCGAGCGCCTCGACAGCGTTTTCGAGTACGACAAGTGGACTCCGCCCCGCGCCCGCGTGTTTCTCCTGGAAGATGCGCGCTGTACGGGCCAGAGCCTGGGCGCCCGCGGGCCCTGCGATCGATCCTGCGCCCTGGTGTGGCACGAGGACTGGCTGA includes:
- a CDS encoding GNAT family N-acetyltransferase, whose translation is MTSVDARVVPFDSVRRSPAWSDWRALTRDAPPFLTPEFFALNGPLSHQGEALLAQAWEQNGLVGALPLSLSHRTLEGLRSDQTPGFDYWGSAEGLSAIWRAILRDGRWDVMVLKNVPKESALATTLVTLAEAEGCRVALRSGARHPYFELSDFEARLSPKFRQNLKRCGRKAGGVELERLTSPTRSELEEALTLEAMAWKGAAGTSIATDPEVAHLYGAVTRLFGRRGRAALSFLRANGRRIALLFSVEDDHTLYALKIGYDPSQAAVSPGHLMVWKVAEDAEERGLRQLDFVGRADDWKKKWTDVAHEQVSVLVYRRSPRGLLAWTLHEQLKPRLPAELDLRSPLRHGCQRDDIIGEHTASERVRGRVDRGLGIKSGIRRAFAPAPPPRDPLGAPSRFAPGSWVRVLDEARVRSTLDASDRLRGLAFGPSQWPTCGQVYRVAQQVRRLRDDQGRMRPVSRTVLLEGVTCAGAGPEPTGCGRHCPMMYRDDWLEPAEAPRREPPSASTLPHARVRSLEEIQRGLDLEGRRDGVTFMPEMARFAGKRLRILERLDSVFEYDKWTPPRARVFLLEDARCTGQSLGARGPCDRSCALVWHEDWLTLEPNGSA